A window of Hyalangium ruber contains these coding sequences:
- a CDS encoding toll/interleukin-1 receptor domain-containing protein codes for MAKLFFSYSHADEALRNKLEAHLSMLRRQGLIESWHDRRITVGSELDASISRQLEVADVILLLVSSDFLASEYCYSKEMMRALERHDSSEARVIPVILRPCDWHSAPFGKLLAAPRDGKAITMWPNEDEALTDVAVKVREAVKELGARQVPGGVPQVPSAPKGGAAFATASPLAAPERLRSSNLRVKKEFSELDQDQFLHDAFEYTARFFEGSLGELQERNADIKTRYQRIDARRFVAHVYRNGEKLTECSISLASLGRRDSIAFSHGASASVNGINEMLNVEHDSQSLYLKPLGMSSFGQSRDEKLSHQGAAEYLWALLMERLQR; via the coding sequence TTCGTAACAAGCTGGAGGCTCACCTTTCGATGCTCCGTCGCCAAGGACTCATCGAGTCCTGGCATGACCGGCGGATCACAGTGGGCAGTGAACTCGACGCCTCTATCAGCAGGCAGCTTGAGGTGGCTGACGTCATCCTGCTACTCGTGAGTTCTGATTTCCTTGCCTCTGAGTACTGCTACTCCAAGGAGATGATGAGGGCGCTTGAGCGTCACGACTCTAGCGAGGCCCGGGTCATCCCCGTGATTCTACGTCCGTGTGACTGGCACTCGGCGCCATTTGGTAAGTTGTTGGCTGCGCCTCGCGATGGGAAAGCCATTACAATGTGGCCAAACGAAGATGAAGCGTTGACAGATGTCGCGGTGAAGGTCCGTGAGGCCGTCAAGGAACTGGGTGCGCGCCAAGTGCCAGGGGGCGTTCCGCAGGTCCCATCGGCACCGAAGGGGGGAGCAGCCTTTGCGACAGCCTCCCCATTGGCGGCACCGGAGCGGTTACGCTCGAGCAACCTGCGAGTGAAGAAGGAATTCTCAGAACTGGACCAAGACCAGTTCTTGCACGACGCCTTCGAGTATACGGCGAGGTTCTTCGAAGGCTCGCTGGGAGAACTCCAGGAGCGCAACGCTGACATCAAGACGAGGTATCAGCGCATCGATGCGCGTCGATTCGTCGCCCATGTCTATAGAAACGGCGAGAAGTTGACGGAGTGCTCGATCAGCTTGGCCAGCTTAGGACGCAGAGATAGCATTGCCTTCTCGCACGGCGCATCCGCAAGCGTAAATGGCATCAACGAGATGCTCAATGTCGAGCACGATAGCCAGTCGCTCTACCTGAAACCCCTAGGAATGTCTTCCTTTGGGCAGTCGCGCGATGAGAAACTGTCACACCAAGGCGCTGCCGAGTACCTGTGGGCATTGCTCATGGAGAGGCTTCAGCGGTAA
- a CDS encoding AHH domain-containing protein, whose amino-acid sequence MLPWRILWKAEALFLALIVGCASVPRVPRVEDTGQSKAVVHVSRTADLQPVELEEEEFQQAVRRLAREVRMTGTPRQTAEKAFQLDPQSGNYLYLQRDKKLVPAGPGEPWDGTLTKEELSLAERYRLWCQSAYNFYGDCLGGALVAGRYLDRQGRYVWALAMSKSPVLDEMKKALGELADFRALISAALWTLGSMLLIMLLNPVAPALVAVLGVGMLLYVGYDTLRNLVTGWVELTEAAKVATTFEEIREAGERFGKVIGREAARAFAMLLIAAIGSTAQLFAAKVPTLPGSAQVAIQAEGQAGISLPTLGAVEEIAVSAEGVSITLPANAVAMAMRPSSGKSPCIETHHIATICNEKDTKRGGPWTPRFQEIFAKAGMSMEDPANKMPLPGHYGPHPERYHQIVMDALSEATATCRSVVECRAALTDELRRLAKQIATPGTKLNQLVTR is encoded by the coding sequence ATGCTTCCGTGGCGGATTCTCTGGAAGGCCGAAGCGCTATTCCTTGCGTTGATCGTGGGGTGCGCCAGCGTCCCAAGGGTCCCCCGCGTGGAGGACACCGGCCAGAGCAAGGCTGTCGTCCACGTCTCTCGTACTGCTGACCTGCAACCCGTGGAACTGGAGGAAGAGGAGTTCCAGCAGGCCGTGAGGCGCCTTGCGCGCGAGGTGCGAATGACAGGCACGCCGCGCCAGACGGCGGAAAAGGCGTTTCAGCTGGACCCGCAGAGCGGCAATTATCTCTACCTTCAGCGAGATAAGAAGCTGGTGCCAGCAGGGCCCGGCGAGCCTTGGGACGGCACGTTGACGAAAGAGGAGCTTTCGCTGGCGGAACGCTATCGGCTCTGGTGCCAGAGCGCCTACAACTTCTATGGAGACTGTCTCGGGGGCGCGCTGGTGGCAGGCCGCTACCTGGACAGGCAAGGCCGTTACGTCTGGGCGTTGGCGATGAGCAAGAGCCCGGTGCTGGACGAGATGAAGAAGGCGCTGGGCGAGCTGGCGGATTTCCGTGCGCTCATCAGCGCGGCCCTGTGGACGTTGGGTTCCATGCTGTTGATCATGCTCCTCAATCCCGTGGCTCCGGCACTGGTGGCGGTCCTGGGCGTCGGGATGCTCCTGTATGTGGGCTATGACACGCTCCGCAACCTCGTGACGGGCTGGGTTGAGTTGACGGAGGCGGCGAAGGTCGCAACCACCTTCGAGGAGATCCGCGAGGCGGGCGAGCGCTTCGGGAAGGTCATCGGGCGAGAGGCAGCGCGCGCGTTCGCCATGCTGCTGATTGCGGCCATCGGCTCGACGGCGCAGCTGTTCGCGGCGAAGGTGCCAACGCTGCCTGGCTCGGCTCAGGTAGCCATACAGGCCGAGGGGCAAGCAGGAATCTCTCTGCCCACGCTGGGGGCGGTGGAGGAGATCGCGGTCAGTGCCGAGGGCGTCAGCATCACGCTGCCCGCAAACGCGGTGGCCATGGCGATGCGGCCTAGTAGCGGCAAGAGCCCCTGCATCGAGACGCACCACATCGCCACCATCTGCAATGAGAAGGACACCAAGCGCGGTGGCCCGTGGACGCCGAGGTTCCAGGAAATCTTCGCCAAGGCGGGAATGTCGATGGAGGACCCGGCGAACAAGATGCCTCTGCCAGGGCATTACGGACCACACCCAGAGCGGTATCACCAGATCGTCATGGACGCGCTCAGTGAGGCAACGGCGACCTGTCGCAGCGTCGTCGAGTGCCGCGCGGCCCTGACCGACGAACTCCGAAGACTGGCCAAGCAGATCGCCACCCCGGGAACAAAACTGAACCAACTCGTCACCC